One window from the genome of Dermacentor silvarum isolate Dsil-2018 chromosome 7, BIME_Dsil_1.4, whole genome shotgun sequence encodes:
- the LOC119459145 gene encoding uncharacterized protein LOC119459145, with translation MTLVPSNINKQEWTRETRTLNQFFGKEHIYRYIEGKGAQKHRDAGLRLFTSGHLQKLEFLKIESSETVVRADVLASMTTRTIYKVSARLLRSDGEIVSGTCTCVAGKGSACKHLCCVFYGLMYIAQHDLATVPTLLACTETERQWYKPRDPRNVPHSFEDLVFSKDTWERLSSAPEHHNKRMKYSSLKPEREVMTTRTLIGLHGKLKENGLQCFADILEANDFLCDKSTESTKDNNVRESMPLRWLDAVKKSQTLVYSADDVAAVESATRLQSGSTLWHHYRKGLITASVAHRVYTWVKTCETKMGPHDARSLLSAIMGKKCRATYAMKRGLLCEDNARKEFIEQNKGHLDIQVEQCGLLLCRSNSFLGASPDGIVKCLCCEPSVLEIKSPMNLDTFCKSELRDGYLKRSSRYFTQVQMQMGVSCLQSCILFVYSEQKCVQVSVNFDQSFFDELVKRCKFFCEKYLVPSFLDS, from the exons ATGACATTAGTTCCAAGCAACATTAACAAGCAAGAATGGACCAGGGAAACAAGGACCCTGAATCAATTCTTTGGAAAGGAGCACATTTATAG GTACATTGAAGGCAAGGGTGCACAAAAGCACAGAGATGCAGGTTTGCGCCTCTTCACCTCTGGGCACCTGCAGAAACTTGAGTTTTTGAAGATAGAAAGCTCAGAGACTGTTGTGCGTGCAGACGTTCTGGCATCAATGACAACAAGGACTATATATAAGGTGTCAGCCCGGCTACTAAGAAGTGATGGAGAAATTGTTTCAGGCACCTGCACCTGTGTTGCTGGCAAAGGGTCTGCATGTAAGCACCTGTGTTGTGTTTTCTATGGGTTGATGTATATAGCTCAGCATGACCTTGCAACTGTGCCAACCTTGCTGGCGTGTACTGAGACAGAAAGGCAATGGTACAAACCGAGAGATCCGAGAAATGTACCACATAGCTTTGAAGACCTTGTCTTTTCGAAGGATACTTGGGAGAGACTCAGCAGTGCACCTGAGCATCACAACAAACGAATGAAATATTCATCACTAAAGCCAGAAAGAGAGGTCATGACGACACGAACCTTAATTGGCTTACAtggaaaactaaaagaaaatggACTGCAGTGCTTCGCTGACATTTTAGAGGCTAATGATTTCTTGTGTGACAAAAGCACCGAGTCAACAAAAGACAACAATGTGCGTGAAAGCATGCCTCTGCGCTGGCTTGACGCCGTAAAAAAGTCACAGACGCTAGTGTACTCAGCtgatgatgttgctgctgttgagaGTGCGACAAGGCTGCAGAGTGGCTCAACACTGTGGCACCATTACAGAAAGGGATTGATAACGGCCTCAGTAGCACATAGAGTGTACACGTGGGTCAAAACGTGCGAAACAAAAATGGGGCCTCATGATGCCCGGTCACTTCTGAGTGCCATAATGGGGAAGAAGTGTCGAGCCACATACGCCATGAAACGAGGGCTGTTGTGTGAGGATAATGCAAGGAAGGAATTCATAGAGCAAAACAAAGGGCACTTGGACATACAGGTCGAACAGTGCGGTCTGCTTTTGTGCCGGAGCAATTCTTTTCTAGGAGCAAGCCCCGATGGCATTGTTAAATGCCTTTGTTGTGAGCCTAGTGTTCTGGAAATTAAGAGTCCAATGAACCTTGACACATTTTGTAAGAGTGAGCTACGTGATGGGTATCTGAAGAGAAGCAGCAGATACTTCACCCAAGTACAAATGCAAATGGGGGTGAGCTGCTTACAATCTTGCATCCTCTTCGTTTACAGTGAACAAAAGTGCGTGCAAGTTTCTGTGAATTTTGATCAGAGTTTTTTCGATGAACTGGTGAAGCGGTGCAAATTTTTTTGTGAGAAGTACTTGGTGCCTTCCTTTCTTGACAGTTAG